A window of Cohnella herbarum contains these coding sequences:
- a CDS encoding TetR/AcrR family transcriptional regulator: protein MPYPKGHKLKVRNKIVESAAQAFRANGIHDVSVPFIMKGAGLTHGGFYAHFDNKDQLIAEACRYAIGDTIELLQKVADEERQNPKIYAVIDYYLSAYHRDKTEMGCILPALSAEISRSSDEVRQVFTRELERMIAFISNLADIDASRAGALFSNMVGSLVLARSVVDPELSDNLLSAGKQHAKELVNP from the coding sequence ATACCGTACCCCAAAGGTCATAAGCTGAAAGTGCGGAATAAGATCGTTGAAAGCGCTGCGCAAGCTTTTCGCGCGAATGGTATCCACGATGTAAGCGTTCCGTTCATTATGAAGGGGGCCGGATTGACCCATGGCGGTTTTTATGCGCACTTCGACAACAAAGATCAGCTGATCGCCGAAGCCTGCCGGTATGCTATCGGCGATACGATCGAACTTCTTCAGAAAGTCGCTGACGAGGAACGGCAGAATCCCAAAATCTATGCCGTCATCGATTATTATCTAAGCGCTTATCACCGCGACAAAACGGAGATGGGCTGCATTCTTCCTGCCCTTTCCGCCGAAATATCCCGTTCTTCGGACGAGGTTCGGCAGGTGTTCACCCGTGAACTGGAGCGGATGATCGCTTTTATCTCCAACCTGGCGGACATTGACGCGTCCAGAGCTGGCGCGCTGTTCAGTAATATGGTCGGCTCCCTTGTTCTAGCACGGTCCGTCGTTGATCCCGAACTGAGCGACAACCTTCTCTCGGCAGGCAAGCAGCATGCCAAAGAGCTGGTAAATCCATAA
- a CDS encoding S-layer homology domain-containing protein: MKSSFNIRTFITLLVTAALLFALAGPVQAGQTGTTVASVADKYQGDHVVITGTSAAPDVIVKVFGPTDDVYYVRSVQVAGGQYKTEFTLAADAELGRYKVISGYGSDVARTTFLVLKRGASNEEYEVEDALNSLTIGFSNGDTWESVTSDLFMLSVGKHDTQVSWVSSHPDVIAIGEPQGTNIKGQVKRQDDERSVVITATVSKGDKKAQRPFLLIVKSKTASKLSVTDNVRTVNVVGETGGYSKPLGITRIVMSDGTKIDKTIVDVLSVDQIVDRGQETGQKYSRLLMEQLPGDVSDELAVEVQAGSVSTLANYGMTFQLESETAVLTIANDVLKEMRKQAMDLYFRIVPVRSAPQREALASQIVGDPVVRQTAGGTNAEVVGTPQKIETNYTSYRTKLLIPFNGIVPARDSASFLNALRVYIEHHDGEKELVAGTIVNRDGSPYGIEIEIGKFSTFALVLLGSSGNGNGNGNGNGNGNGNGNGNGNGNGNGGNGSDSQTGAKDKHTAYVKGYPDGTFKPDNNIRRAEMASLLVRVHEAGQSSASVFPDVPGKYWAYQSVMDVQRMGLMNGYPNGTFKPDNQITRAEMAVIVMKWLKLNDAAAPKAKDTKGHWAEQTIARVMKAGAMTGYPNGNFKPNQPLTRAEAVTILNRLLKRGPLYGVTVPSWPDVPKKHWAFGAIEEASKNHVFEPRAEGGETKIE, encoded by the coding sequence ATGAAATCATCTTTCAATATTAGAACATTCATTACGTTACTCGTCACGGCAGCGCTGCTGTTCGCTTTGGCCGGCCCTGTACAGGCCGGTCAGACCGGTACGACGGTGGCGTCCGTCGCTGATAAGTATCAGGGCGATCACGTCGTCATTACAGGTACGTCGGCGGCACCTGACGTCATCGTCAAAGTTTTCGGACCGACCGATGACGTCTATTATGTCCGCTCCGTTCAGGTCGCGGGCGGTCAATATAAGACGGAATTTACGTTGGCTGCAGACGCCGAGTTGGGTCGGTATAAGGTCATCTCTGGTTACGGCAGCGATGTTGCCCGAACGACGTTTCTAGTTCTGAAGCGGGGAGCGTCCAACGAAGAATATGAAGTAGAGGACGCCTTAAACAGCTTAACCATCGGATTCAGCAATGGGGATACGTGGGAAAGCGTCACCTCGGATTTGTTCATGCTGTCCGTCGGGAAGCATGACACGCAAGTTTCCTGGGTTTCGAGTCATCCGGACGTCATTGCGATCGGAGAGCCGCAGGGAACGAACATCAAAGGCCAGGTCAAACGGCAGGACGATGAGCGGAGCGTTGTCATTACCGCCACTGTATCCAAGGGCGATAAGAAAGCTCAGCGACCGTTCCTGCTCATCGTCAAAAGCAAAACGGCAAGTAAATTGTCGGTTACGGACAACGTCCGTACGGTGAATGTCGTAGGGGAAACGGGCGGCTATTCCAAGCCGCTCGGTATTACCCGCATTGTGATGTCCGACGGCACAAAAATCGATAAAACGATTGTGGACGTATTATCGGTGGATCAGATCGTCGATCGGGGGCAGGAAACTGGACAGAAGTATTCCCGGCTTCTCATGGAACAATTGCCAGGCGACGTGTCGGATGAGCTGGCGGTAGAAGTTCAGGCGGGCAGCGTCTCGACGTTGGCGAACTACGGCATGACATTCCAACTGGAAAGCGAGACTGCGGTGCTTACGATCGCGAACGACGTGTTGAAGGAAATGCGCAAGCAGGCGATGGATTTGTACTTCCGCATCGTACCGGTACGGAGCGCACCCCAGCGGGAAGCGCTCGCGAGCCAGATCGTCGGGGACCCGGTCGTGCGGCAGACGGCGGGCGGTACGAACGCAGAAGTGGTCGGCACCCCGCAGAAGATCGAGACAAACTATACAAGCTACAGAACGAAGCTGCTTATTCCATTTAACGGTATCGTGCCTGCTCGTGATTCGGCGTCGTTCTTGAACGCGCTTCGCGTCTACATCGAGCACCACGACGGCGAGAAGGAACTCGTCGCCGGTACGATTGTGAATCGGGACGGATCGCCCTACGGGATCGAGATCGAAATCGGCAAGTTCAGTACGTTTGCGCTAGTTCTGCTAGGCTCGTCAGGCAACGGAAACGGAAACGGAAACGGGAATGGCAACGGCAATGGTAATGGCAACGGCAATGGTAATGGCAACGGCAACGGCGGAAACGGCTCCGATAGCCAAACCGGAGCCAAGGACAAGCATACGGCCTACGTGAAGGGCTACCCGGACGGAACGTTCAAGCCAGACAACAATATCAGGCGAGCCGAAATGGCCTCCTTGCTCGTCCGTGTGCACGAAGCGGGACAGAGCAGCGCATCTGTGTTTCCAGACGTGCCCGGCAAATACTGGGCATACCAGAGCGTTATGGACGTACAGCGCATGGGCCTGATGAACGGCTATCCGAACGGAACGTTCAAGCCGGATAACCAAATCACGCGAGCCGAAATGGCTGTCATTGTCATGAAATGGCTGAAGTTGAATGACGCGGCGGCGCCGAAGGCAAAGGATACGAAGGGCCACTGGGCGGAGCAGACGATTGCCCGCGTTATGAAAGCCGGCGCCATGACCGGTTATCCGAATGGCAACTTCAAGCCGAATCAGCCGCTGACGCGTGCGGAAGCGGTCACGATCCTCAATCGGCTGCTGAAGCGCGGTCCGCTGTACGGAGTAACGGTACCAAGCTGGCCTGACGTTCCGAAGAAACATTGGGCATTCGGTGCTATCGAGGAAGCTTCCAAGAACCATGTCTTTGAGCCTCGCGCCGAAGGCGGAGAAACGAAAATCGAATAG